The Stigmatopora nigra isolate UIUO_SnigA chromosome 23, RoL_Snig_1.1, whole genome shotgun sequence genome includes the window cttcaaaaagcgacatagtatagtaaggcttttttcttcaaaaagcgacatagtatagtaaggcttttttcttcaaaaaaacgatatagtatactatactatgtcgtttttttgaagaaaaaagccttactatactatgtcgctttttgaagaaaaaagccttactatactatgtcgtttttttgaagaaaaaagccttactatatatactatgttgtttttttgaagaaaaaagccttactatactaagtcatttttttaaaaggaaaaagccttactatactatacttaaGTCATACGTATACTTTGGCCAAATGAATCCTAATTGAAAAAGCATATCCAAGTATGTAACCCTAGAAGTCAAAAACAAGCACTGTAGTGCATGTCAccacaatgttcataatgtgcaatattgTATCTTAAAGTATTAAAGCCCaaaagtatttacagccccCCACAGACTAATGCAccttattatgaaaacaatatatatatatatatatatatatatatatatatatatatatatatatatatatatatatatatatatatatatatatatatatatatatatatatatatatatatatatatatatatatatatatatatatatatatatatatatatatatatatatatatatatatatatatatatatatatatatatatatatatatatatatatatatatatatatatatatatatatatttttatttttatttatttatttttttttacttaagtaTTCAAGCCCAACCAAGAGGTATTTAGAGCCCACGCCCCCTGATTAATGCACGTTACTATGAAAACCATGCATTTCTGTGTCTTTTTgaaataggcgtggccgaggcgTGGGTGATGTCAGAGCTCAAATAACCGACGCAATTCTCCAAAATGGCCGATGGGCCGGAGGCTAGGCCTGTGTGGACTGCTGTGCTGCTCAGAATTGACGATTTCCCGAAGGAAGACCCGATAAACTTCTTCCATGACAATTCAGCGAGTTCGGTACTATGTCTTTTGGGGATTTCGTAGCCCCTTTTCTTATTTTCAGTGTGCTTTTTGACGGGAGCGTGCTTCATTGTGTGATGTAGCTCCACGCAGATGTTAGCACAAATGTTTGCTAGCAAGTTAGCCAACTTGCTAGCAAACATTTGTGTTAGCTTCTGCGTGGGGTTACATCACGCCAATCAAGCACGCTCCTGTCAAAAAGCACTAACACAAATGTTTGCTAGCGGGTTAGCCAACTTGCTAGCAAACTGTGTTTGCTAGCAGGTTAGCGAACTTGATGGCAAACATTTGTGTTTGCTAGCAGGTTAGCCTACTTGCTGGCAAACATTTGTGTTTGCTAGCAGGTTAGCCTACTTGCTGGCAAACATTTGTGTTTGCTACATTGCGTTACTTACAGCTCTTTATGTCTAAAAAGAAATCcttccattgtgtgtttcagttcctcaacgatcacagactgctgggaaacatcaagaatgtggacaaaaggagcagcttgtcgacgccataatgAGCTGTTGGTCAGTAAAGTCAGTCATTTTTTATAGTTACTATTTTAgctatacattatttttaaatagtttcgaTTTTCACTATCTCTAGAGTATTCAAGGTTTTGTGCAATTGGCTTACTTTATTAGGATACATTAAtgggtaaaaaatatttattatactATGTTAGAATAAAAGACTTACTAAAGAATTactattcagtcatttttaaagaaaaaaaatctccaagaaGGCTTTGTGCAATTGGCTTGTAAGTTTTGTTAGGTTACATtctaattttgaatgaaaacacagtAACTGGCttagtttattttatcttttgtttAATAGCAACACAAATGCCTTTAGTGCAGATGTAAGGAGTAAATGGTACACTTATAGAATGTACCTTTTCCCTTcactttcttaaagacctctTAATTTTAAATGTAGTCTTGACAAAATATTCAACAATAACGTGGGGTTCATTTTGACTAGTTTAAATAGCCATTTTGTTTTCCGTCAGTGTAAAAAGAGGGGAAATGTAAATTTGGggtatttatttaacaaaagtgTTGGGTGTTATGCCAAAACTCATTTTCaaaccctttcaaaataaaatggctcTGATTCAGGTAAAACCTTACTTGTGAATGTTTATTTGACCTGACTTGTGTATTGACCCCCccaacctttttttgtctttcagaaTTTCAGCTAAGGGGACCTGGTTACCTGCCTATaaacagatagcctcagacaGCCCCaatgagattttcaaaataaaaggtaagccttCTCCAATGGTCTTCTATTTAACTTTGTGTATTgaacccttttttttgtctttcagaattccagctaaggggacctggtttctgcatatgaacagatagcctcagacaGCCCTGatgagatttttcaaaataaaaggtgagcccttctcattggttttttaactaactgtgtactaatccccctttttttcagttttccagaattccaccagggggtggagaagattcgattttttacgatgctggagcaccaacgggaaccaatctacaaactttttcaaaataaaaggtgagccctactcattgttttttcaactaactgtgtactaaccccccccttttcagttttcgaatcttctccaccagagggtggagaagattcgattttttacgatgctggagcaccaacgggaaccaatctacaaactttttcaaaataaaagctgacatcctgtttttccagatttccacctggtgacaagaggaattacttcatcttattcaagtttttcaaaataaaagatcttgCAAAGtacatttgtctttttattcagagaaaaacattttatttaactctTGTACATGGTAGTTGAAGTGTTGATTGGTGTAGCCACTCTTTTCTCCACCtacagacaaaaaagaaaaagtacacttagaaaaaaacattgaaaaatgagaggataaacacttagaaaaaaaatttgaaaaaatgaattaacacttagaaaaattagaggataaacacttagaaaaaaaaattaaaatagaaaatctaGGGGTATAaacacttaaaagaaaaaagagaaaaactgggggaataaatggaagaagaaaagagaTATACGAAtttgggggaataaacacttagaagaaaagaGATAGAAAAATTTGGGggtataaacacttagaagaaaaactgggggaataaacacttagaagaaaagagagaaaaatttgggggtataaacacttagaagaaaagagagaaaaatttggtggtataaacacttagaagaaaaaaagaaaaactgggggaataaacacttagaagaaaagaGATAGAAAAATTTGGGGGTATAAACacgtagaagaaaaaaagagaaaaactgggggaataaacacttagaagaaaagaGATAGAAAAATTTGGGGgaataaatggaagaaaatataaaataaatacctggaagaagaaaagagatagaaaaactaaataaacacttagaagaaaaaagagatAGAAAAACTGGGGGgaataaatggaagaaaaaataaaataaaactgggGGAATAAATACCTGGAAGAAATAAGATAGAAAAATtggggcaataaaaactgaagaaaaaataaaatagaaaaattgggggaaaaaatactttgaagaAAAACTGGGAGAATAAACACTTGGAAGAAAAATTGGGGatgtaaacacttagaagaaaaaagaaaaacagggaataaatggaagaaaaaataaaataaaactgggGGAATAAATACCTGGAAGAAATAAGATAGAAAAATtggggcaataaaaactgaagaaaaaataaaatagaaaaattgggggaaaaaatactttgaagaaaaaatgggggaataAACGAAGGAAAAAAACTGTACGACTAatcacttagaaaataaataaaaaataaacactgaaacTTCCTGCTCCAGCTTTTAATGAAATCCTTCTTACCTTAAATACctagtcaaaaagctgtggaaataaATGGCCAGTGAAACATCACCATGATCAACTAGGCaggcttttatttcatttggattTTCACAAGTacagagacatcttcaagtgggcaattGCCAGGAACAACTTGCAGGCctgttgcatgcaaaaaaaaaaagaaagttagaTTATATAGAGACTGGTGAaattttgcacacaaaaaaagcataagtTAACATACATAGAGCCTGGAATTTCAACAGATgggcttagttttttttcttttagttttatctcgatgttaaacagggaaaacttcgatttaaaaaaagccatttggGAGTTGCCAAACAATTACAGGATAGAGAAATCCTACAAGAAATTTAATCAACGAGCAAGATAAAGAATAAGTTCATGCGTGACAAGTGCTATTTTCCCCTTCCCAGACAAGCCGAATAAATATATAGACTGACGTTAGCAGCTAGGAGAAATATAGCtaaacagttttaaaataaaatcattacattacatacaacacaacagGAACCAAGTCGTGCTTCTGGATCGCATCCTAGAGTGAGCATCTACCCAGCAAACTGTCGGTTGATGTCTCGGCGTTGTTTGATTAAGTTTAAAGTCTTGTgacacgactcaataatgggGAGAAAACGGACAACATGCTAGTTAGCATTAGCGTCTTCGCGACGCTAATGCTAACTAGTCACAGGCGGTGGGGAAAAGAAGCCCAGACTTAAACTGTCGACGGGGTGTTGGACCTGGCATTAAATTaacagatttgttggcgttttgggctcaattgaTTCCTGAAAAATCTCCCGGTAGCGTGATAAAAACGTAGTTATTTCTTACCTGGCCGGCGTGCTCCCTCGACCGTCAGCACAGGGAGAGGTTTCCGAAAGAAATGGTTACTGCGCATGTGCATAATTATCCCAGCTACGTCAGGCGTAACCACGCCTATATTGTCCGGACATATTGAATGTCCTCCCAACTCAACGtccatgttttgaagatgacgtaaTATAGTCGCCATTTTTGTGGTCTTGACGCTATAAAACAAGTGTGTTAGTATACAAATTTGACCAAATATTGAGTGACATTTTTACTTAGtattttacatcaactcacctttattcCAGGCCAACTGACTCCATTACAAGTTGAACATTTGAAACACGGTCAATTTTGCAAGAGAAAATACTTActatacaaagtaaagtaaggcttttattaGAAAaattgaccatgtatagtatacttagtcatttttgcaaaaaataaaaaccctgaGTGTTGCATTATATGTATAACGTCCAAAGACATAAACAACAGATGGGTACAGTACCATTGCTTGGACGCGTAGGGCGCTGTTTCCAACCTCAAGTTCCGTAATGAGTGCTAGACATTCTTTAAGATGTTTTGAGCCCATATTCACAACACTGTATTTTCCCCAATTATTtccaaaacagtattttttttttgtcataaaaaagaccatgtatatagtaaggcttttttttaacccgaGGGTCAGTATATTTCTCAAGcaaaatatttcaacattgGAACAGAATGACAAGGATTTCCAAAACATCCCACTCATTACAAGAGTGAGAGCTGAGcacaaatgttttgaaataacTTCAATCAACTTGTTGTCGGGATCCCAAAATGGTCCGCTTTAAACGTCAGTCTTCCGAATCGCCGCCCTCTCCCAGAAGCTATCCCTTTTGTCCGCACAGCACAACAGACTTTAGCCGCCGTTCGGCAGAATGGCGGCCCACTCTCAGAAGACCTCCAAGTCGGCCGAGTTGTACACCACCGGGGTCTCTTCCGTCCCCGCGGCACGCTCTTCCTCCGGCGCTTCGTCGGGGTCTTCCTCCGGCGCCTCGTGGGGGTCTTCCTCCGGCGCCTCGTGGGGGTCTTCCCCCGGCGCCCCGTCGGGGTCTTCCTCCGGCGGCCCGTGGGCCCGGCCGACCGCGTGGGCGTCGCCGGCAAACGTCTCCCCGGGGACGTCGTCGTGGTGACGCAGGTTCAAGGTGCCGATGGCCTGCTTCATCTTCTTGGCCACCAGGTGGCGCCTGCGCTTCTGCGCCGCTTTCTTGTTCTTCTGCTCCTGCTGAGTCTCCTCGGAGAAGATCTCCCTGATTTGCGCTCGGGTGGCGCCGGAGGAGCCCTTCAGGAGGTTGAGGTAGACCCCGCCGGGCGTGCGCCGCCTGCTGCCGTCCAGCGTGTAGACGCCGCCGTTCTCCTCCAGCGTGGCCGTCTGGCTCAACAAGTCGATGGCCTTTTTGGCCCCCAGGACCCTGACCACGCGCTGAATCAGCTCTTTCTTGGGTTCCTGCAGCCTGTAGGCAATTTCCTCCACCACTTTGTCTTCGGGGTCGTCCTCGTCGATCTGGTAGCGACCTTTGACCTCCATCTGGGCCAGGGGGCCGAGGCGCTCCTTCACCGGCCGCTTCCTCTtggcgtcgccgccgccgccgcttctcTCTCGTCCGTCTGACCTCATGTACTCGTCCAGCTGCGCGTCCAGCGCCTGGGCGTGGCCCGCGCCTTTTCCCCGCCTCTCCATATGCCGCTCCTTCTCCATGATCTTCCGAGCCAAAGCGTAGTTGTAAGTCTCCACGTTCCTGTCGGACATGGAAACGTCGCCCTCCATGCCGAAGACGCCGAGTTCGGCGGCCACGGCGTCTTGGTGCTGCTCCTGCACCACGGAACCCCAGACGTTGTTGACCCGGCGCCCCCGGAGGGCCTCGGGCAAGTGGCCGGCCGCCGCCGGGGCCACGGCGTCTGGTACTTTGAAGCGTTTGCGGCCCCGGGATGCGCCTTCGTCCTCGGACGAATCGGGCTCGCTGTCGCTGGACTCGGACGCCCGACCGGCGCTTCGGTAAGAAACGACGACTCGGTCAAGGAAGGGCTGGCCGCCGAAAGGCAGAGGTGGCGTGACTCCGGTGACTGGAGTGGCTGCGCTCGTGTTCATCTCCGAGTCTGAAGCGGAGCCGGAAATCTCTCCATCTTCCAAATCTCTGTCCATGACATCTCTATCCGCCATTTCCTCCCTGCGAGAGACAGCAAAGACAATTTTATTGTCCTTGTTGAAAGTAGAGTGGGATGCTGCTAGTTAACGCTAAAGTCCAAAGTTCATTTATGTTCCAAAACACAAGAAATGTTGCTTGCCGAGTTCTGCTGGGCTTCTTCGCACGACTACTTCATAGCATCGTATCATATCACATCACATGCACCGACGAGCCTTGTTTGTATTTACCTTCAAGGAGCTTGCTTACCGCTAATGCGTTCCCTCGCGAAAGATGGTTATTCCAAAGTATCGCAATGTAGCTCAGGCGCTAAACAATTGCTACTTATCGAACTTGACAGCTAGGCTCAAGAAAATTGGCGCAATGTTGTCCGCCCCACTTCCGGCCGTCTTCCTATCAGGGCACAGATAACATTTCAAAGGGAATACGTCTTAAGGTGGAGTAGGCGGCGTAAGTACCCGGCGGCCATCTTAGGGGACTGAAGAGCAAATCGGGTAGTCGGACGTGACGTTTCATCTCCCGCGACACATTCTGACTAAACAATATGGCGGCGTCCTTACGTCTGTTGGCTTCCGCTAGCAAATGTTTACTACGCAGATCGCTGTTggagaaaaataatgcaaaccGAGTAAGTTCGCGTGTTGTTTTTTCACGTTTATTCCAGTTTCAACCAAATTGACGCCATTCACCAAGACGATCTCAATAACGAGGGCACGTTGTTGATCTGTTTTGTTGCAGTCCGCAAGGCTCTTGTCTACGCAGGCTGCTCCACAAGTCGCTCTAAATGTACCTGAAACTAAGGTGACCACCTTGGAAAATGGCCTACGTGTGGCTTCCGAGGACTCGGGGATTTCCACGTGTACTGTAAGTTTTAACTTAACTTGACATCTATTGCACTGTAgacaaaagatatatatatatatattgatataccGTGTGTATAATTCAGGTCGGCCTGTGGATTGACGCCGGTAGTCGCTACGAGAACGAGAGAAACAATGGCACGGCTCACTTTCTGGAGCACATGGCATTTAAGGTGAGCCAACATAGTCAACACCTACCTAAATTGTAAACTACAATTAGCGTGACGTCGCTGGACGGTCCAAAGAAATCCACCAGGATGTCGGGAAGAAAGTGGTGCGTTCACAAAGACGGACGGGCTCATCCTCGGGTGCAATTTCCACATGTTTAAACGTTAGGATAAAACGATTTGTCGACGTGAACAAAATTCAACAGTTGGCAGTCATTTTGGAGGCACTACTTCAAATTCCTCCTCCATTTTCTGGGACAGGGCACCAGAAAACGGTCACAGCTGGACCTGGAGTTAGAAATCGAGAACATGGGTGCACACCTGAACGCCTATACGTCCCGGGAACAGACGGTGTATTACGCAAAAGCCCTCTCCAAGGATCTTCCACGAGGTATAAAGTCATACTATCACGTAATGGCTACTGACTGATTGGACCTCACCTTGCCAAGAAAGGGACGTGACTCGGTGAAGTCCAATCTATGGAATTCAGTCAAATGCGGACATGCTAAGCATcactttgaattaaaaaaaaaaaaaaaacgtaatgttgacctcttttttttggaaaagcGGTGGAGATCCTAGCGGACATCATCCAGAACAGCACATTAGGCGAAGCGGAGATCGAGCGGGAACGGGGCGTCATCCTCCGGGAGATGCAGGAAGTGGAGACCAATCTGCAAGAAGTGGTTTTCGATTATCTCCACGCCACCGCGTACCAGTCCACGGCGCTGGGGAGGACCATCTTGGGTCCCACGGAGAACATCAAGTAGGAAATGTGCCCATGGTGCGGAAAAGTGCCTCGAAATATATTCATCTGGCTCTTTTTCTTCCCAGAACAATTAACAGAGGAGACTTGGTGGAGTATATTACCACCCACTACAAAGGCCCAAGAATAGTGCTGGCTGCCGCTGGAGGTGAGAACATTGTTTAGCGTGGCAAGGTCAGCAGTAGGCGCTAACTACAGTAGACAGTAGTCACACTACAGTAGGTGTAAAAATGTTActatttggaatattttcaagTCAAAATGTCCTTCAGAGCTAGCATCTACTCCCCCGAAAAAAGCCAACAAAACATTTGCCAATATCCTAAATGTTTGAAATCTTCCCGACAGGAGTTTCTCACAGCGAGCTCATCCATCTGGCAAAGTACCACTTTGGGAAGCTTCTGGGACGATACGCCGCCGACGCGCCGCCGGCGTGTCCCTTCACCGGAAGTGAGGTGTGAGGTCGTCCGAGACTCGGCGAGTGAATCGGGTTGAGTGTCTTCTTGCCTCCCCAGATTCGAGTGCGCGACGACAAAATGCCGTTGGCGCACATCGCCATCGCCGTGGAGGCCGTGGGATGGTCTCACCCCGACACCATTCCCCTCATGGTGGCCAACACGCTCATCGGGAACTGGGATCGCTCTTTTGGCGGAGGAGTGGTGAGTGGGACTCTGGTAGCCCGAAAGGCCTGCTGGCTTTAACTCCCCCTTTGGACACGCGCGTATCAGAATCTTTCCAGTAAACTGGCCCAGCTGGCCTGCCAGGGGAACCTATGCTACAGCTTCCAGTCCTTCAACACCTGCTACACCGACACCGGTCTATGGGGGCTCTACATGGTGTGCGAACCCGGCACCATCGACGACATGATGCGCTACACGCAGCAAGAATGGTGAGCGGTGGCCCGCGTGGATGCCGTTGCAATAATACTCACGGGTGATTCTTTTTCAGGATGACCCTGTGTACCAGCGTGACGGAAGCCGAGGTGGCGCGAGCTAAGAATCTCCTCAAGACTAACATGTTGCTGCATCTGGATGGTAAGGGAGCCGCCGTAAGCTAACGCAGATAGCAAAGACGTGTCTGTGGTCTAGGTTCCACCCCCATCTGCGAGGACATTGGTCGACAAATGCTGTGCTACAGCCGTCGAATCCCCCTGCACGAGCTGGAAAGCCGAATCGACGTGAGTGGACGACAGCTGGCTCTGTTCAACTGGAGCCGGCTTCCACctatccatcttttttttttgccaacagGCCATCGACGCCGACACCATCAAGGACGTGTGCACCAAGTACATCTTCAACAGAGCTCCCGCCATGGCGGCCGTCGGTAAGCGACTGGATTGGTCGTGGTGGTTGACGACACTAAGCGgccgtttccttttttttttcttctcaggtCCCATCGAGCGGCTTCCCGACTATAAGCAGATCTGCGGCGGAATGGCCTGGATGAAGAAGTGAACAGTCAACCCAACGGCGCTTTTTCCTTGTCCCTTTAATT containing:
- the phax gene encoding phosphorylated adapter RNA export protein, which codes for MADRDVMDRDLEDGEISGSASDSEMNTSAATPVTGVTPPLPFGGQPFLDRVVVSYRSAGRASESSDSEPDSSEDEGASRGRKRFKVPDAVAPAAAGHLPEALRGRRVNNVWGSVVQEQHQDAVAAELGVFGMEGDVSMSDRNVETYNYALARKIMEKERHMERRGKGAGHAQALDAQLDEYMRSDGRERSGGGGDAKRKRPVKERLGPLAQMEVKGRYQIDEDDPEDKVVEEIAYRLQEPKKELIQRVVRVLGAKKAIDLLSQTATLEENGGVYTLDGSRRRTPGGVYLNLLKGSSGATRAQIREIFSEETQQEQKNKKAAQKRRRHLVAKKMKQAIGTLNLRHHDDVPGETFAGDAHAVGRAHGPPEEDPDGAPGEDPHEAPEEDPHEAPEEDPDEAPEEERAAGTEETPVVYNSADLEVF
- the pmpcb gene encoding mitochondrial-processing peptidase subunit beta; the encoded protein is MAASLRLLASASKCLLRRSLLEKNNANRSARLLSTQAAPQVALNVPETKVTTLENGLRVASEDSGISTCTVGLWIDAGSRYENERNNGTAHFLEHMAFKGTRKRSQLDLELEIENMGAHLNAYTSREQTVYYAKALSKDLPRAVEILADIIQNSTLGEAEIERERGVILREMQEVETNLQEVVFDYLHATAYQSTALGRTILGPTENIKTINRGDLVEYITTHYKGPRIVLAAAGGVSHSELIHLAKYHFGKLLGRYAADAPPACPFTGSEIRVRDDKMPLAHIAIAVEAVGWSHPDTIPLMVANTLIGNWDRSFGGGVNLSSKLAQLACQGNLCYSFQSFNTCYTDTGLWGLYMVCEPGTIDDMMRYTQQEWMTLCTSVTEAEVARAKNLLKTNMLLHLDGSTPICEDIGRQMLCYSRRIPLHELESRIDAIDADTIKDVCTKYIFNRAPAMAAVGPIERLPDYKQICGGMAWMKK